A single genomic interval of Colius striatus isolate bColStr4 chromosome 9, bColStr4.1.hap1, whole genome shotgun sequence harbors:
- the LOC104558768 gene encoding proton-coupled amino acid transporter 1 — protein MSTRRLRSEDYNDYSSTDVTPEGSPPGGMNGFAHPESYQRFGETNGTTWYQTLIHLLKGNIGTGLLGLPLAVKNAGILLGPLSLLVMGIVAVHCMGILVKCAHHFCSRFQKQFLDYGGTVMYGLESTPCAWLRTHAIWGRRIVGLFLIITQLGFCCVYFVFLADNLRQVVSTANGTTNDCSLNRTVTTTPTMDSRLYIVSILPFVVLLTFIQNLKVLSIFSMLANMAMLVSIIVIYQYVVRDIPDPSDLPLAAAWNTYPLFFGTAVFAFEGIGVVLPLENKMKNPRQFPVILYVGMTIVTLLYISMGLLGYLRFGASIQASITLNLPNCWLYQAVKLLFSFGIFITYALQFYVPAEIIIPPLVARVSERWGWLVNLLLRMALVGLTCVLAVLIPRLDLVISLVGSVSSSALALIFPPLLDIATFYGEGMHPLTITKDILISLLGFVGFVVGTYEALVELAAPSATVVNGTQALLL, from the exons ATGTCCACTCGGCGCCTCCGCAGCGAGGACTACAACGACTACAGCTCCACGGACGTCACGCCGGAGGGGAGCCCTCCTGGGGGCATGAATGGCTTTGCCCACCCCGAGTCCTACCAGCGCTTTGGGGAGACCAACGGGACGAC gTGGTACCAGACCCTGATCCATCTGCTGAAGGGGAACATCGGCACGGGGCTGCTGGGACTGCCTCTGGCTGTGAAGAATGCCGGTATCCTG CTGGGCCCTCTGAGCCTGCTGGTGATGGGAATCGTGGCTGTGCACTGTATGGGCATCCTGGTGAAATGTGCCCATCACTTCTGCTCCAG GTTCCAGAAGCAGTTTCTGGACTACGGGGGTACGGTGATGTATGGGCTGGAGTCAACACCCTGCGCCTGGCTGCGGACTCATGCCATCTGGGGAAG gcGTATAGTGGGGCTTTTCCTGATCATCACTCAGCTGGGCTTCTGCTGCGTGTACTTTGTCTTTCTGGCTGACAATCTGAGACAG GTCGTGTCTACAGCAAATGGAACCACCAATGACTGCAGCTTGAACAGGACAGTGACCACAACCCCCACCATGGACTCTCGCCTGTATATAGTTTCTATCCTGCCTTTCGTGGTGCTGCTCACATTCATCCAGAATCTGAAGGTCCTGTCTATCTTCTCCATGCTGGCCAACATGGCCATGCTTGTCAGCATTATTGTCATCTACCAGTACGTTGTCAGG GATATTCCTGATCCCAGTGACCTGCCTCTAGCAGCAGCCTGGAACACCTACCCTCTGTTTTTTGGCACGGCGGTCTTTGCTTTTGAAGGCATCGGGGTG gTGCTGCCTCTGGAAAACAAGATGAAGAACCCACGGCAGTTCCCAGTCATCCTCTATGTGGGGATGACCATTGTCACCTTGCTGTACATCAGCATGGGTCTCCTGGGCTACCTGCGCTTTGGGGCCAGCATCCAGGCCAGCATAACGCTCAACTTGCCCAACTGCTG GCTGTACCAAGCTGTCAAGCTGCTCTTCTCCTTTGGCATTTTCATCACCTATGCCTTGCAGTTCTATGTGCCCGCTGAGATCATCATCCCTCCCCTCGTGGCCCGGGTGTCGGAGCGCTGGGGCTGGCTGGTCAACCTGCTCCTCAGGATGGCCCTGGTTGGCCTGACCT GCGTATTGGCCGTCCTCATCCCACGCCTGGACCTGGTCATCTCGCTGGTGGGCTCGGTCAGCAGCAGCGCCCTGGCTCTCATCTTCCCTCCGCTGCTGGACATCGCCACCTTCTATGGAGAAGGCATGCACCCCCTCACCATCACCAAGGACATCCTCATCAGCCTCCTGGGCTTTGTGGGCTTCGTGGTGGGCACGTACGAGGCGCTGGTTGAGCTGGCAGCGCCCAGTGCCACTGTGGTGAACGGCACCCAGGCCCTGCTGCTGTGA
- the CCDC69 gene encoding coiled-coil domain-containing protein 69, translating to MGCTGSALRCCPDGGKRQLKAQQQRGSASQELTALKTENASAAPLPEDGKEKAGLQEEQTGSTRLHQGHEEELQDASQAGSTGITQDFTIQVEKGKELELEEQFDALRREHTETLQELQRAHEQEKLLLTESHHRSQAALQEMIQALNSQLKCFQERMKRVEESLLSTDYKKHIQEHGSPSPFWEQELESLHFVIEMKNEHIHSLDKKLLNLESVAERNLLLEEKVKTLQQENEDLQVRTQNHLVMARQLSEELLAARGALEKEAQLREQAHREKEELLYRVLNGGDGSPFAVAAGEVPLVAT from the exons ATGGGCTGCACCGGCAGCGCCCTGCGCTGCTGCCCCGACGGAGGGAAG AGACAGCTAAAAGCCCAGCAGCAAAGGGGATCAGCTTCCCAGGAGCTCACAGCCTTGAAGACAGAGAATG CCAGTGCTGCCCCATTGCCTGaggatgggaaggagaaggcTGGGCTGCAAGAGGAGCAGACAGGGAGCACGAGACTCCACCAAGGCCatgaggaggagctgcaggatgccagccaggcaggcagcacgGGCATCACCCAGGACTTCACCATCCAG gtggaaaagggaaaagaattggAGCTGGAAGAGCAGTTTGATGCCCTGAGGAGAGAGCACACGGAGACTCTGCAAG AGCTCCAGAGAGCACACgagcaggagaagctgctgctgacagaaTCACACCACAGGTCCCAGGCAGCCTTACAG GAGATGATCCAGGCACTGAATTCACAACTGAAGTGCTTCCAGGAGAGGATGAAGCGGGTGGAGGAGTCACTTTTGAGCACAGACTACAAGAAGCACATCCAG GAAcatggcagccccagccccttctGGGAGCAAgagctggagagcctgcacttTGTCATTGAGATGAAGAACGAGCACATTCACAGCCTGGACAAGAAGCTGCTGAACCTGGAGAGCGTG GCGGAAAGAAACCTTCTGCTGGAGGAGAAGGTGAAGACTCTGCAGCAGGAGAACGAGGACCTACAAGTTCGCACCCAGAACCACTTGGTGATGGCGAG gcagctgtcGGAGGAGCTGCTGGCCGCCCGCGGGGCCCTGGAGAAGGAGGCCCAGCTGCGGGAGCAGGCTCACCGCgagaaggaggagctgctgtACCGCGTGCTCAATGGCGGGGACGGCTCGCCCTTCGCCGTGGCTGCCGGAGAGGTGCCGCTCGTCGCCACGTAG
- the GM2A gene encoding ganglioside GM2 activator: MVGAGLALALCALQLCPSALGAARPQLLVQRSGSRRLSTVGGFAWENCGDKSDPVVLQSLSVAPDPISIPGSLRVSAAVSSSKAMASPLKAVLVVEKALGDLWIQLPCIDQLGSCTYNDVCTILDDLIPPGTPCPEPLLTYGIPCHCPFKAGSYSLPASDFDLPDVELPSWMTNGNYRVRVAVSSGGEELSCVKLAFSLQSH, from the exons ATGGTGGGCGCGGGGCTGGCGCTGGCGCTGTGCGCGCTGCAGCTCTGCCCGTCCGCGCTCGGCGCGGCCCGCCCGCAGCTGCTGGTGCAGCGCAGCGGCTCCCGCAGGCTCAGCACG GTTGGTGGCTTTGCCTGGGAGAACTGTGGTGACAAGAGTGACCCCGtggtgctgcagagcctgtCTGTGGCACCCGACCCCATCAGCATCCCGGGCAGCCTGCGTGTCAGCGCGGCCgtcagcagcagcaaggccaTGGCCTCCCCTCTGAAG GCGGTGCTGGTGGTGGAGAAGGCGCTGGGCGACCTCTGGATCCAGTTGCCCTGCATCGACCAGCTGGGCAGCTGCACCTACAATGACGTGTGCACCATTCTTGATGACCTCATCCCGCCTGGCACACCCTGCCCAGAGCCCCTGCTCACCTATGGCATCCCCTGCCACTGCCCCTTCAAAGCG GGCTCCTACTCCTTGCCAGCCAGTGACTTTGACCTGCCTGACGTGGAGCTGCCTTCCTGGATGACCAATGGCAACTACCGCGTCCGGGTGGCTGTCAGTAGTGGCGGAGAGGAGCTCAGCTGTGTCAAGCTGGCCTTCTCCCTGCAGTCTCACTGA